In one window of Chryseobacterium viscerum DNA:
- a CDS encoding lipocalin family protein yields the protein MKKLLLAGMLGTSLFAVSCSSVNKAATSQNQRADFLKMKGDWQIVSIDYEKGYKIKPFDEGADAQCFVGSHWRLIPNNWTGAYTLNGGGDCPAITQPIKFEVKDGNTFMFKKIAAGTKAKQNSVGYSLTMINQTTDQFSLEQDVPFEGGNVKVVYNFQRAGMK from the coding sequence ATGAAAAAGTTACTACTTGCAGGGATGTTGGGAACATCACTTTTTGCAGTGTCGTGTTCCTCTGTTAACAAAGCAGCTACGTCTCAAAATCAAAGAGCAGACTTTCTGAAAATGAAAGGAGATTGGCAAATCGTAAGTATAGATTACGAAAAAGGATATAAAATCAAGCCTTTTGACGAAGGTGCAGACGCACAATGTTTTGTAGGAAGTCACTGGAGATTAATTCCTAACAACTGGACAGGGGCATATACTTTAAACGGAGGTGGAGATTGCCCGGCAATTACACAGCCTATCAAGTTTGAAGTAAAAGACGGTAACACGTTTATGTTTAAAAAAATTGCTGCAGGTACAAAAGCAAAACAAAACTCTGTAGGATACAGTCTTACAATGATCAATCAGACAACAGATCAGTTTTCACTTGAGCAAGATGTTCCTTTTGAAGGAGGCAATGTAAAAGTAGTTTACAACTTCCAGAGAGCAGGAATGAAATAA
- a CDS encoding S8 family serine peptidase: MKKVLLAAVFLAGFSFSFAQESKAKSIDPNEDKDLMTWYHKDFATSKVYGVNTANAYKYLESKGLKPKTVVVGVLDSGVQVDHPGLVKNLWSNPNEIPGNGKDDDGNGYIDDVHGWNFIGGKNGDVDIDNMEVTRVVAKYKPVFEGSDSTKNKANQAQMKEEFDMYMKAKDMFNKKSIEAVQNFKTYSMLNELIPNMVKLLGGKPVTAETLSAIKAPTDQKDAIALEFLGQISQSPEFKGKSSAEFEKKMKEEMKEAIDHFAPAAKQYDLSYDTRKEIVGDNYDDYSEKSYGNNHYEGPDAEHGTHVAGIIAGLPQGKEIQYGVASKVAKIMSVRTVPNGDERDKDVANAIRYAVDNGAKVLNMSFGKPVSPGKNVVWDAFKYAEDKGVLLVKAAGNENEDVAEHLAFPTNFKNVTDEKPFVSNVLVVGASTNKNSALRADFSNYNKKMVNVFAPGEEIYSTVPKNEYKYLQGTSMASPVVAGGAAVLLAYMPDLKPYQIIEALVKSSNPSTVDGFTDQSQAGGVIDLKKAAEYAYTNFYKGKPSGPAKPSKSVKKAVKK, translated from the coding sequence ATGAAAAAGGTATTATTAGCTGCAGTTTTTTTAGCAGGTTTTAGTTTTTCTTTTGCACAGGAATCTAAAGCTAAAAGTATTGATCCAAATGAAGATAAAGATCTGATGACTTGGTATCATAAAGATTTTGCAACTTCAAAAGTATATGGGGTAAATACGGCAAATGCTTATAAATACTTGGAATCTAAAGGGCTGAAGCCTAAAACAGTTGTGGTGGGAGTTTTGGATAGTGGAGTACAGGTAGACCACCCCGGATTGGTAAAGAACCTTTGGTCAAACCCTAATGAAATTCCCGGAAATGGTAAAGATGATGACGGAAACGGATATATTGATGATGTACACGGCTGGAACTTCATAGGAGGTAAAAACGGTGATGTTGATATTGACAACATGGAAGTGACAAGAGTTGTTGCCAAATACAAACCTGTTTTTGAAGGAAGTGATTCTACTAAGAATAAAGCTAATCAGGCTCAGATGAAAGAAGAGTTTGATATGTATATGAAGGCCAAAGATATGTTCAATAAAAAAAGTATCGAGGCTGTACAGAATTTCAAAACCTATTCTATGCTGAATGAGCTGATTCCTAATATGGTAAAATTATTGGGAGGTAAGCCTGTGACAGCTGAAACACTTTCCGCAATTAAAGCTCCTACAGACCAGAAAGATGCAATCGCATTGGAATTCCTGGGGCAGATTTCTCAAAGTCCTGAATTCAAAGGGAAATCTTCCGCTGAATTTGAAAAAAAGATGAAGGAAGAAATGAAGGAGGCAATAGACCATTTTGCTCCGGCAGCAAAACAGTATGATCTTTCTTACGATACCAGAAAAGAAATTGTAGGAGATAACTATGATGACTATTCTGAAAAAAGCTATGGTAACAATCATTATGAAGGACCGGATGCAGAACATGGAACTCACGTAGCCGGAATCATTGCAGGGCTTCCGCAAGGAAAAGAAATTCAGTATGGGGTAGCTTCAAAAGTTGCTAAGATCATGTCTGTAAGAACGGTTCCAAACGGTGATGAAAGAGATAAAGATGTTGCAAACGCTATCAGATATGCAGTAGATAACGGAGCAAAAGTTTTGAACATGAGCTTTGGGAAACCCGTTTCTCCAGGTAAAAATGTAGTTTGGGATGCTTTTAAATATGCTGAAGATAAAGGGGTTCTTTTAGTAAAAGCTGCAGGTAACGAAAATGAAGATGTAGCAGAACATTTGGCATTTCCTACCAACTTTAAAAATGTTACTGACGAGAAACCATTTGTGAGCAATGTTCTTGTAGTAGGAGCAAGTACCAATAAAAACAGCGCTTTAAGAGCTGATTTTTCTAACTATAATAAAAAAATGGTAAATGTTTTCGCTCCGGGAGAAGAAATCTATTCTACCGTTCCTAAAAACGAATACAAATACCTTCAGGGAACTTCTATGGCTTCCCCTGTAGTAGCTGGAGGTGCAGCTGTTTTATTAGCATACATGCCGGATCTGAAGCCTTATCAGATCATTGAAGCACTTGTGAAAAGCAGCAATCCAAGTACTGTAGACGGATTTACAGATCAATCGCAGGCAGGAGGAGTTATCGATTTGAAAAAAGCCGCAGAATATGCCTATACCAATTTCTACAAAGGAAAGCCGTCAGGCCCTGCTAAGCCTTCGAAATCCGTAAAAAAGGCTGTTAAAAAATAA
- a CDS encoding WbqC family protein, which translates to MQNILLPAFYMPPISWFSVLLNPENEITLEQFESFPKQTYRNRANIYGANGKLSLIIPIHHNGKREFKDVEISYREDWRALHWKSIKTAYQSSPYFEYYEDKFRKIFDLQEKYLLDFNLKGIEIIQQILKTEKAHSLNEEYIKNPESINFREKFSAKLPSEFQMEEYYQTFSDKLGFLEDLSVLDLICNKGPESLVYIKNIKQSY; encoded by the coding sequence ATGCAAAATATTTTATTACCGGCATTTTATATGCCCCCAATTTCATGGTTTTCAGTATTATTAAATCCTGAGAATGAAATTACATTGGAACAGTTTGAAAGTTTTCCCAAACAGACTTATAGAAACAGAGCAAACATCTATGGAGCCAACGGAAAGTTGTCCTTAATAATTCCTATCCATCATAACGGAAAAAGAGAATTTAAAGATGTTGAGATCTCTTATCGTGAAGATTGGAGAGCCCTTCATTGGAAATCAATAAAAACGGCATATCAGAGTTCTCCTTATTTTGAATACTATGAAGATAAGTTCAGAAAAATATTTGATCTTCAGGAAAAGTATCTTCTTGATTTTAACCTTAAAGGTATAGAGATCATCCAACAGATACTGAAAACAGAAAAGGCACACTCTTTGAATGAAGAATATATCAAAAATCCTGAAAGTATCAATTTCAGAGAAAAGTTTTCGGCAAAGCTTCCTTCAGAGTTTCAAATGGAAGAGTATTACCAGACGTTTTCTGATAAATTAGGCTTTTTGGAAGACCTGTCGGTTCTGGATCTTATTTGCAATAAAGGACCGGAGTCATTAGTGTATATAAAAAATATAAAACAATCATATTAG
- the lepB gene encoding signal peptidase I: MFKSKIFNRVLLIGSFIVTLFFIAKLSGVLQYAFVPTAGNEPTIKKKSFIVMTNILPYVKFKMIAYNQNNLDYPQGVYVQRLIGTENDEILIKNGELYVNNTLIGKFNVKHSYKIDRGYANDLLFKGTEESEIFQIDDNYFITQLSDKELNNNFFHERFINPNTDQDIRKIYHKDWNADNFGPIKVPSGKLFFLGDNRNASLDSRYLGFIDEKDAVGRVIYPRN; the protein is encoded by the coding sequence GTGTTTAAAAGTAAAATATTTAATAGAGTCCTTTTAATAGGTAGCTTTATTGTAACTCTTTTTTTTATTGCAAAACTCTCCGGGGTTTTGCAATATGCTTTTGTACCAACGGCAGGCAATGAACCTACCATCAAAAAAAAGTCATTTATTGTGATGACTAACATCCTTCCTTATGTCAAGTTTAAAATGATTGCATACAATCAGAATAATTTAGATTACCCTCAAGGTGTCTATGTGCAAAGATTAATAGGAACGGAAAATGATGAGATTTTAATTAAGAATGGAGAATTATACGTTAATAATACATTGATAGGTAAGTTTAATGTGAAGCATTCTTATAAAATAGACAGAGGCTATGCAAATGACCTCCTATTTAAAGGAACTGAAGAAAGTGAAATCTTTCAGATTGATGATAATTACTTCATTACTCAGTTAAGTGATAAAGAACTTAATAATAATTTCTTTCATGAAAGGTTTATAAATCCAAATACAGATCAGGATATTCGCAAAATTTATCATAAAGATTGGAATGCAGATAACTTTGGACCAATAAAAGTTCCAAGTGGAAAATTATTCTTTTTAGGAGATAATCGTAATGCAAGTTTAGATTCCCGTTATTTAGGCTTTATTGATGAGAAAGATGCTGTAGGACGAGTAATTTACCCTAGAAACTAG